The sequence below is a genomic window from Candidatus Binatia bacterium.
ATCGTCTCCACCTCCCACTCCGCAGCGACCGCCTCTGCCATCCGCTTGTTGGAAAGGTAGCGTCCGATCACGTCGTCGAGCGAGTTCTGCGGTAGCGGCTTGGGGGGCTTGGGCGGCTTGGGCGGGTTGGTTTTTTTCAGCTTCGTCTGGACGAGCTTGACCAGGAACAGCGAGCGCGCCCAATCCGTGAAGCGGGTTGCTCCCCCTGACGCCAGTCGAGCCAGTGAGTTGTCTATCGAACGCTTCAGGTGACCGCTCAACTGCGGACTGAACTGCGGATTGCCACTGCGGTTATAGAAGTCGTTGAGACCGTCGATGAAGATCGCCAGGTCGGGAACGTAACCGTCCATGAGCAGCTTCTCGAAAAGCGTGCGTTCCTGAGTCGAGAAGTAGTAGCCGCGCCCGAAGTTGTACATGCGGACCGGTCGCTGTGAGCCCTCTTCGAGCAGAGGCTGGAGGCGGGCCGAAATCGTCTGCGCATCGGTCACGCCATGGTTGAAGGTGGTCGACCCGCCAAAGATGAAGACATTGTAGTTGGCGTCGTCCGGTGGCCAGGGGCCCTGATCGGGGCCCACCCGGAAGCCATGAGGACTGACGTTTACAAACTCACCCGCGAAGGCTCCCGGCTTGAACTGCGTGTAGGGCTCGTAGACGAATGTGTCGATGCGCCAGATCTCGGACATAAGCTTCTCGTACTGGGCATCCG
It includes:
- a CDS encoding SGNH/GDSL hydrolase family protein, yielding MGIRALIASYKTGAIIVVNTLLLFLALNFSLEAILGSDGARVQQFSPAERYGDIARRQYPELTDAQYEKLMSEIWRIDTFVYEPYTQFKPGAFAGEFVNVSPHGFRVGPDQGPWPPDDANYNVFIFGGSTTFNHGVTDAQTISARLQPLLEEGSQRPVRMYNFGRGYYFSTQERTLFEKLLMDGYVPDLAIFIDGLNDFYNRSGNPQFSPQLSGHLKRSIDNSLARLASGGATRFTDWARSLFLVKLVQTKLKKTNPPKPPKPPKPLPQNSLDDVIGRYLSNKRMAEAVAAEWEVETIWIWQPVPTYGFDEAYHPFTTKRRANGPHARSGPGYARMKERAKEQPLGQNFLWLAEMQRDMKEVLYVDYVHYSPKMSRLIAEQIDDRMRTRELGPYQARLVPAFHGGVAPAAPVSDRQIEHPGSSGSME